The sequence CGTCATCCGATCCAGGTCGACGCCCTTCGCGATGGCCACGTGATGGGGCCGGTGCGGTGCGGTGACCGTGTCACTGTCGCGAAGATGTGACACGACGCCGGCAGCCGACGATTCGTGCCCCGCTGCGAGGTGCAACTCGCCGGGGATCGGGCCGGCCGAGATATCGAACGCCGGCTGTTTGCCCTCGAGATACTCCTCCTGGAGTCGTTCCTCGTAGTATCTGGCCGTTACCATCCACTCGTACATCTGTCGTAGCTGTCGTTCTGTTGGCATCGCAACCCACGCCCAATAGTTGATAAGCTGACACCATAAACGTATCAATCAGTCTACCATCTTACTGTTCTGACAATGAAACGAACCTGGCCCGAACGTTCATCCGAATCCGGGACGAATCACGGACCATGGCACGAGACGACACCCTCCTCAACGCCCTGATCGGTGCCATCGTCAGCGTGGTCCTCGCCTTCCTGCCCTTCTCGACCGTCCTCGGTGGCGGTGTCGCGGGCTATCTCCAGGGTGGGGACCGCTCGGAAGGACTCCGGATCGGCGCGTACGCCGGTGCCATCGCGGCGATACCGTTGCTCATCGGGATGGTACTCTTCGGCGGTATCTTCTTCCTCGGCGCCCTCTTCGAACCGAGCGCCGCCCTCGGGTTCGTGTTCGTCTTCTTCGCTCTGGGGGTCGGCCTGGTGTACACCGTAGGATTGAGTGCGATCGGCGGCTATCTGGGCGCGTACATCGCAGAAGAGTACCGTTAGAGGTTCTTGAACGCCGAGATGAAGTCCTCGTCGACGGTCAACTGCTCGTCCATCTGCTCTTCGACCGCGTCGAGTTCCTCGAGGAGCGTTTCGTACTCCTCGCTCTCCGTGAGTTCGGAGGCGGGTTTCGACGTCTCGAGAGCCGCCTTCTTCGCGGCGAGCGAGTAGTAGTGCTGAACGTCTTCGTCGTACTGTTTCCGGTTCAGGAGGTCGTCGACGATGGCCTCGAGGTCCTCGCGCGACACCGGTTTCGTGAGGTAGTCGTCGAAGCCCATCTCGAGGACGTCGAAGTCGGGATCGATCGCAGTCACCATCGCCACCCGGATCCCGAATCCCCGCTCTCGCATCTCCTGGAGGAGTTCGTCGCCGGAGAGGTTGGGCATCCGCCTGTCGAGGAGGGCCACGTCGACCGAATCGTCCAGTTGTTCGAGCGCCTCTGCCCCCGAGTTGGCCGTTCGAACCTCGTAACTGCCCTCGAGCCACGCCTCGAACAGCGCGGTGATGTTGGTCTCGTCGTCGACGAGCAGCACGGTGTCCTTCGTATCGGACATGCTAAATTACCCCGTTGCCGCGGTCCCTTCGCACCATCTGCTGTGCGGTGCTTTTCGTGTATCCATTATAAAACCTCCTACGTGCTCTCTTGGACAGTATTTCCGGCGCCGAAGGCTTATAGCGCCGCGACCACCGACGAATGGGTATGGACGACGAACCCGGAGGGCCACGGCAGGCCCACACGGTCCGGCTCGAACTCACCGACGAGCCGGGCGAACTCCTGCGGGCGCTCGAACCGATCGCCGACCGAGGGGGGAACCTGCTCAGCATCTTCCACGAGCGCGGATCGCTCACGCCACGGGGACGGATTCCCGTCGAGATCGACCTGGAGGCGACAGCTCACCAGTTCGAGACGATCATCGACGCACTCCGCGACCAGGGGGTCAACGTCATCCAGGCGGGTACTGAACGCTACGCCGAGGAGGTGACGCTTCTCCTGGTCGGCCACCTCATCGATACGGACCTCTCCGACACCATCGAGCGCATCGAGGAGAACGCCCACGTCTCGGTGATCGACCTCTCCCTGTCGGGCGAGGTGGGAACCGACCACGTGAGTACTGCCCGGATTCGACTCGCCACCGAGGCCGGCCGGATCGAGGATGCCATCGGGAACGTCCGGGGGGTCGCTGCCGCGAAGGACCTTCGGGTCATCGAACCGCTCGTGGGGGAGGCCTGACGATGCGGCTCGCAATCATGGGTGCCGGCGCGGTCGGCCGCTCGGTCGCCGAACTCGCCCCCGAGTACGGTCACGACGTCGTCGGCATCGCCGACTCCGGTGGTAGCGTGGTCGACGAGAACGGACTCTCCATCGGCGACGTCTTCGCGACCAAAGACGAGACCGGAACGGTCGGGACGGCCGATTCTGCAGCCGTCCTCCAGGCCGATTACGACGTGCTGGTCGAGGCGACGCCGACGACCCTCGGCGACGCCGAGCCAGGCTTTGGCAACCTCGTCACTGCACTCGACCGTGATCGGCACGTCGTCCTCGCCAACAAGGGCCCCGTCGCCGAACGGTACGACGAGGTGATGGCTCTCGCCGCCGAGTCGGCGGGCGAGGTCCGATTCGAGGCGACGGTCGGCGGTGCCATTCCAGCCATTGCCACCATCGAAGGTGTCGGCCCGTCACGGGTGACCGCGGTTCGGGGCGTCCTGAATGGAACCGCGAACTTCATCCTCACGCGCATGGCGAAGGAGGGGCTCTCCTACGAACACGTTCTCGCGGAGGCCCAGGACCTCGGCGTGGCGGAGGCCGATCCGTCCTTCGACGTCGAGGGGACCGATGCCGCACTCAAGGGAGTCATCGTGGCGAACGTCCTCGACGGCGGCGATTACACGCTGGAGGACGCGACGGTCGAGGGCATCACCGAGTTGCCGACGAGTGCGCTCGATTTGGCTGCGGAGGACGGGCGCACCGTTCGCCTCATCGTCGAGGTCACCGATGACGGCGTCCACGTCGGCCCCCGTCTCGTCCCCGAACACGACACCCTGGCCGTCTCTGGAACGATGAACATCGTCCAGCTCGAGACCGAACACGCTGGCCGCCTCAACATCAGCGGTCGAGGGGCCGGCGGGCCCGAGACGGCGAGCGCCGTGCTTGCCGACGTCGACCGCCTGGACTGACCCGGTACGCCGCCACGACTGACACCTGTTCGGACCGCCCGCGCTCGCCCGGGCCGGTTCGCACGAGCCTCTCTCACAAACCGCAAGACGGCGTCGGGTTCGCTCTCAGCGGGTTTCGAAATGGTTTTAATACTAACTGCCGAAGGAAACCCACAGAGCGCGTCTACAGCGCGAATATCACACCATGAGCGACAAACCGCACCAGAACTTGGCCATTATCGGCCACGTCGACCACGGAAAGAGTACGCTCGTGGGTCGACTCCTCTTCGAGACGGGGAGCGTCCCCGAGCACGTCATCGAACAGTATCGCGAAGAAGCCGAAGAGAAGGGTAAGGGCGGCTTCGAGTTCGCCTACGTCATGGACAACCTGGCCGAAGAGCGCGAGCGCGGTGTCACCATCGACATCGCCCACCAGGAGTTCGAGACGGACACCTACTACTTCACCATCGTCGACACTCCGGGCCACCGCGACTTCGTGAAGAACATGATCACGGGCGCGTCGCAGGCTGACAACGCCGTACTCGTCGTCGCGGCGGACGACGGCGTCCAGCCGCAGACCCGTGAGCACGTCTTCCTCGCTCGCACCCTCGGTATCGAGGAACTCATCGTCGGCGTCAACAAGATGGACCTCGTCGACTACGAGCAGAACACCTACGACGAAGTCGTCGAAGAGGTAAAGGGCCTGTTCAAGCAGGTCGCGTTCAACACGGACGACGCCAGCTTCATCCCCATCTCCGCGTTCGAGGGCGACAACGTCTCCGACCACTCGGAGAACACGCCCTGGTACGACGGCGAGACGGTCCTCGAGGCACTCAACAGCCTGCCCGAGGTCTCGCCGCCGACCGACGCACCGTTGCGCCTCCCGATCCAGGACGTCTACACCATCTCCGGCATCGGGACGGTCCCGGTCGGACGTATCGAGACGGGCATGATGCACCCGGGTGACAACGTCTCCTTCCAGCCCTCCGACGTGGGTGGCGAAGTGAAGACGATCGAAATGCACCACGAGGAGGTCCCCGAGGCCGGCCCCGGCGACAACGTCGGGTTCAACGTCCGCGGCATCGGCAAGGACGACATCCGCCGCGGCGACGTCGTCGGCCCCGCCGACGACCCGCCCAAGGTCGCCGAGACGTTCACGGCCCAGATGGTCGTCATGCAGCACCCCTCGGTTATCACCGCTGGCTACACGCCGGTCTTCCACGCCCACACGGCACAGGTCGCGTGTACCATCGAGGCCATCGACCAGAAGATCAACCCGTCCACTGGCGAGGTCGAGGAGGAGAACCCCGACTTCATCCAGTCCGGTGACGCC is a genomic window of Halanaeroarchaeum sp. HSR-CO containing:
- a CDS encoding homoserine dehydrogenase, encoding MRLAIMGAGAVGRSVAELAPEYGHDVVGIADSGGSVVDENGLSIGDVFATKDETGTVGTADSAAVLQADYDVLVEATPTTLGDAEPGFGNLVTALDRDRHVVLANKGPVAERYDEVMALAAESAGEVRFEATVGGAIPAIATIEGVGPSRVTAVRGVLNGTANFILTRMAKEGLSYEHVLAEAQDLGVAEADPSFDVEGTDAALKGVIVANVLDGGDYTLEDATVEGITELPTSALDLAAEDGRTVRLIVEVTDDGVHVGPRLVPEHDTLAVSGTMNIVQLETEHAGRLNISGRGAGGPETASAVLADVDRLD
- a CDS encoding amino acid-binding protein — protein: MDDEPGGPRQAHTVRLELTDEPGELLRALEPIADRGGNLLSIFHERGSLTPRGRIPVEIDLEATAHQFETIIDALRDQGVNVIQAGTERYAEEVTLLLVGHLIDTDLSDTIERIEENAHVSVIDLSLSGEVGTDHVSTARIRLATEAGRIEDAIGNVRGVAAAKDLRVIEPLVGEA
- a CDS encoding response regulator, whose protein sequence is MSDTKDTVLLVDDETNITALFEAWLEGSYEVRTANSGAEALEQLDDSVDVALLDRRMPNLSGDELLQEMRERGFGIRVAMVTAIDPDFDVLEMGFDDYLTKPVSREDLEAIVDDLLNRKQYDEDVQHYYSLAAKKAALETSKPASELTESEEYETLLEELDAVEEQMDEQLTVDEDFISAFKNL
- a CDS encoding DUF5518 domain-containing protein, yielding MARDDTLLNALIGAIVSVVLAFLPFSTVLGGGVAGYLQGGDRSEGLRIGAYAGAIAAIPLLIGMVLFGGIFFLGALFEPSAALGFVFVFFALGVGLVYTVGLSAIGGYLGAYIAEEYR
- the tuf gene encoding translation elongation factor EF-1 subunit alpha gives rise to the protein MSDKPHQNLAIIGHVDHGKSTLVGRLLFETGSVPEHVIEQYREEAEEKGKGGFEFAYVMDNLAEERERGVTIDIAHQEFETDTYYFTIVDTPGHRDFVKNMITGASQADNAVLVVAADDGVQPQTREHVFLARTLGIEELIVGVNKMDLVDYEQNTYDEVVEEVKGLFKQVAFNTDDASFIPISAFEGDNVSDHSENTPWYDGETVLEALNSLPEVSPPTDAPLRLPIQDVYTISGIGTVPVGRIETGMMHPGDNVSFQPSDVGGEVKTIEMHHEEVPEAGPGDNVGFNVRGIGKDDIRRGDVVGPADDPPKVAETFTAQMVVMQHPSVITAGYTPVFHAHTAQVACTIEAIDQKINPSTGEVEEENPDFIQSGDAAVVTVRPQKPLSIEPSSEIPELGSFAVRDMGQTIAAGKVLDVTEA